GTGCTCAAATTCAACAAGAAAATCAATGTCGCTGTTAGGTTGTTGTTTTCCTTTTACGAATGAACCGAATACACCAATCTCTTTCACTTTAAATTTTTCGTGAAGTTCTTCTTTGTGTGTTTGAAGAAAAGAAGTTATGTCAGAAAGTGAGTTCATGCTAACTGATTCACTCTTTCGGCGGAACAAAGCAATGTCTGCAACGCGCTTCGTACAAATCTTTTGCGCCGACGAGAACGCGTTCTTTTGAATCTGAAACTCTTTGAGTTCTGTCGGCAGGATTTCCACACACGACGCAAATCGCCAAAGTTTTCGTGATGTATTCAGCAACGCATAAAAGTTGAGGCATTGGTTCAAAAGGTTTGCCTCGGTAATCTTGGTCAAGTCCGGCTACAATAACCCGCTTTCCCTGATTCGCAAGTTGTTCACAAACATCAACGATATTCATTTTGAAAAATTGTGCTTCATCTATTCCAACAACATGCGCATTTTTAGCAAGGTGAAGAATTTCATACGCATCATCCACGACGGTTGAAGGAAACGAAATGTCGCTGTGCGAAACTATATGCGTAGCGCTGTACCGATTATCAATACGCGGCTTGTAT
This genomic stretch from Ignavibacteria bacterium harbors:
- a CDS encoding nucleotidyltransferase family protein, whose translation is MNSLSDITSFLQTHKEELHEKFKVKEIGVFGSFVKGKQQPNSDIDFLVEFEHGQKTFDNLMDLKFFLEDNLKNEIDLVLKSAVRKELRNKIFSEAIYV
- a CDS encoding thymidine kinase, producing the protein MEVSKHYTPKQIGWIEVVAGCMYSGKTEELIRRLRRAQIAKQLVEIYKPRIDNRYSATHIVSHSDISFPSTVVDDAYEILHLAKNAHVVGIDEAQFFKMNIVDVCEQLANQGKRVIVAGLDQDYRGKPFEPMPQLLCVAEYITKTLAICVVCGNPADRTQRVSDSKERVLVGAKDLYEARCRHCFVPPKE